Proteins from a single region of Gasterosteus aculeatus chromosome 20, fGasAcu3.hap1.1, whole genome shotgun sequence:
- the kif13a gene encoding kinesin-like protein KIF13A isoform X5: MSDSKVKVAVRVRPMNRREIELKTKCVVDMEDNQTVLHPPPSSAKGDNRKQSKVFAFDHCFWSMDEANVPKYAGQEVVFKCLGEGILENAFQGYNACIFAYGQTGSGKSFSMMGNGDQPGLIPRLCCSLFERVHREENEGHTFKVEVSYMEIYNEKVRDLLDPKGSRQSLKVREHKVLGPYVDGLSQLAVTNFEDIEVLMSEGNKSRTVAATNMNEESSRSHAVFSIIVTQTLYDLQSGNSGEKVSKLSLVDLAGSERVSKTGAAGERLKEGSNINKSLTTLGCVISALADQSAGKGKAKFVPYRDSVLTWLLKDNLGGNSKTAMIATVSPSADNYEETLSTLRYADRAKRIVNHAVVNEDPNARIIRELREEVEKLKVQLSQAESLKAPELKEKLHESEKLIQEMTVTWEEKLRKTEEIATERQKQLESMGISLETSGIKVGEDKCFLVNLNADPALNELLVYYLKEHTRVGADTSQDIQLFGIGIQPKHCVLELCPDGDVTLMPVGNASTCVNGSMIDSLVHLWHGDRILWGNNHFFRINLPARKRRDRLKELDRASPRESFVEADVETASEASSEQDYSYEFAQMEVMMKTLGNNDPMQNVVQVLEKQYLEEKRTALEEQRVMYERELESLRQQLTPEKTQQHKRSSSERLAFPMHAAHGKLRLWTEERDELFRRSLSRLREQVVKANTLVREANFLSEEMNKLTDYQVTLQIPAANLSANRKRGAIVSEPAIQVRRKGKGTQVWTIERLENKLVDMRDHYRDWKEGAEEMYNKANSKHCDPFYEAQENHNLIGVANIFLECLFHDVKLQYAVPIISQQGEVAGRLHIELMRVSGVVPERLSGGDDSSENSSESSCYEVMDTNGDIVHIAKRLTCRVRIREATGLPINLSNFVFCQYTFWENGEPTVAPPMVSPDLPSPRSPDAQFTVQFDHCKDYIVHVTDEFLEFISDGALAIEVWGHRCAGNGRSLWELDALEAKTQTLRDRWSEVSRRIELGTSIQELNEQGEYSSVELLPGKDISTGGVFQLRQGHSRRLQVCVKPVQNSGTLPLLVEALVSVSIGCVSARSTKLQRPLDSYQKEEEDDMDSYQEEDLNCVRERWSEALIKRREYLDEQIKKIINKQEKSEEDIEREARLVEQWVGLTEERNAVLVPASGSGIPGAPADWTPPAGVEAHIPVLFLDLNADNLTVNEQLTGPRAAGLNSILPKEHGSQFFYLPIIRHSDEEVSAVCSWDSSIHDSVHLNRITSPNERIYLIIKATVQLSHPASMELVLRKRIAVNIYNKQSFTQSLKRRMSLKNALYSCGVTYEIVSNIPKASEEPEERETLALMAARADSEQTQDGETYIEKYTRGVLEVENILSLERLRQAVTVKEALTTKGRHLRRSISTPNVQHSSCSKTDLTGCEDEDCKGYCDFNDGADCNPPEALLCTTPIKGRENPGLILENPTFFNSSPFKVLSPQPPKFLKCLLPVKEENKVKKVLEARPLLGQEDSDEEEACVGMTLNLDQCPRDNSRFPPYIPEDFANFETYNASLENHEGLSPSRCESKGSRCGDGTGEREVPRSPTASSCTSGYFSNSASNATLSDMPFSASESSDHLSCTSRDPSDPAARGCTQTKSASVDRRDEQQTCPVPHNCVPSANQEFTDFKGAEDSIGDSDLEHFTGGWEHEGLDRGTRGTGNHSSSDASGVIDASVDNAGCVCVAVSRPDSPVVRPSVRAPVSAPDKAAAPSTAAPTAVARLPAAPSQRAGGEPPIEEPAQGDLPDGSPCPSPNPGSTEPSGDSSGEESTPVAQLPDWMAPGEQVWVGKRRGTVYYVGGVEFAKGIWIGVKLDMAVGKHNGTVQGRVYFRCPPGHGVFVKPSRLNRGPPCKDTEPQTLIR; the protein is encoded by the exons GAAACAATCTAAG GTGTTTGCTTTTGACCACTGTTTCTGGTCCATGGATGAGGCCAACGTCCCCAAATATGCTG GTCAAGAGGTGGTGTTCAAGTGCCTTGGAGAGGGAATACTTGAAAACGCATTCCAGGGATATAATGCCTGCATATTTGCCTATGGACAAACAG GTTCAGGCAAGTCCTTTTCCATGATGGGTAATGGGGATCAGCCGGGTTTGATCCCTCGACTCTGCTGCTCGCTGTTCGAGAGGGTCCACAGAGAGGAGAACGAGGGCCATACTTTTAAGGTGGAGGTGTCCTACATGGAGATCTACAATGAGAAGGTCCGGGACCTTCTGGATCCCAAAGG gAGCCGACAGTCCCTTAAAGTTCGGGAACACAAAGTCTTGGGTCCATACGTGGATGGTCTATCTCAGCTGGCTGTAACCAACTTTGAG GACATTGAGGTGTTGATGTCAGAGGGCAACAAATCTCGCACAGTTGCAGCCACCAACATGAACGAGGAGAGCAGTCGATCACATGCCGTGTTCAGTATAAttgtcacacaaacactttatgATCTACAGTCTGGG AATTCAGGGGAGAAAGTGAGCAAGTTGAGTCTGGTCGACCTGGCGGGAAGTGAGCGAGTGTCTAAGACTGGAGCGGCTGGAGAACGACTCAAAGAGGGCAGCAATATTAACAA GTCTCTCACCACGTTAGGCTGCGTGATTTCTGCTCTCGCTGACCAGTCTGCAGGAAAGGGGAAAGCCAAGTTTGTGCCCTACAGAGACTCAGTCCTCACCTGGCTGCTGAAG GACAACCTTGGCGGCAACAGCAAGACGGCCATGATAGCCACAGTGAGTCCATCGGCTGATAACTACGAGGAGACTCTTTCCACGCTACGCTATGCAGACCGAGCCAAGAGAATCGTCAACCACGCCGTGGTGAACGAAGATCCCAACGCTCGGATCATCAGAGAGCTCAGGGAAGAGGTTGAGAAGCTCAAAGTTCAACTCTCTCAGGCCGAG TCATTGAAGGCTCCTGAGCTGAAGGAGAAACTGCACGAGTCTGAGAAGCTCATTCAGGAGATGACTGTCACCTGGGAGGAGAAACTAAGAAAGACAGAGGAGATTGCCACT GAACGCCAGAAGCAGCTAGAGAGCATGGGCATCTCTCTGGAAACATCGGGGATTAAAGTGGGTGAAGACAAGTGTTTTCTGGTTAATCTCAATGCTGATCCTGCCCTCAATGAGCTACTGGTCTACTATCTGAAG GAGCACACGCGTGTGGGCGCCGACACTTCTCAGGACATCCAGCTCTTTGGGATCGGCATCCAGCCGAAGCACTGCGTCCTGGAGCTCTGCCCGGATGGTGATGTCACCCTGATGCCCGTAGGGAATGCCAG CACCTGTGTGAACGGCTCAATGATTGATTCTTTGGTGCACCTGTGGCATGGAGATCGTATCTTATGGGGGAACAATCACTTCTTCAG GATTAATCTGCCTGCACGAAAGCGGCGGGACCGTTTAAAGGAGCTGGACAGAGCTTCCCCGAGGGAGAGCTTTGTCGAGGCAGACGTGGAGACCGCCAGCGAGGCGTCTTCAGAACAGGACTACAGCTACGAGTTTGCTCAGATGGAGGTCATGATGAAGACTCTGGGGAACAACG ACCCCATGCAGAATGTGGTCCAGGTGCTGGAGAAGCAGTACCTCGAGGAGAAGCGTACggctctggaggagcagagagtgATGTACGAACGAGAGCTGGAGTCGCTTCGGCAACAGCTGACTCCCGAAAAAACGCAGCAACACAaacgcagcagcagcgagcGCCTGGCCTTCCCAATGCACGCGGCACACGGCAAGCTGCGACTGTGGACCGAGGAGCG GGATGAGCTTTTTCGGCGGAGTCTTTCTCGACTCAGGGAGCAGGTTGTGAAAGCCAACACCTTGGTGCGAGAAGCCAACTTCTTGTCAGAGGAGATGAACAAACTGACGGACTATCAGGTCACCCTTCAGATTCCCGCCGCTAACCTCAGCGCTAACCGCAAG CGTGGAGCAATAGTGAGCGAGCCGGCCATTCAGGTACGGAGAAAGGGAAAGGGGACCCAGGTGTGGACCATTGAGAGGCTAGAAAACAAACTGGTGGATATGAGAGACCACTACAGGGACTGGAAGGAAGGCGCAGAGGAGATG TACAACAAGGCCAACAGTAAGCACTGTGATCCATTCTATGAGGCGCAAGAGAACCATAACCTGATAGGAGTGGCCAACATTTTTCTGGAGTGCCTTTTCCATGATGTCAAGCTGCAATATGCAGTCCCCATCATCAGCCAACAAGGAGAG GTGGCAGGCAGGTTGCACATTGAGCTGATGCGAGTCAGTGGAGTCGTACCAGAGCGCCTGTCTGGGGGAGACGACTCGTCAGAGAACTCCAGTGAGAGTAGCTGCTATGAGGTGATGGACACCAACGGGGACATCGTCCACATAGCCAAGAGGCTTACATGCAGG GTGCGGATCAGGGAGGCCACAGGTTTGCCAATCAACCTGTCCAACTTTGTCTTTTGTCAATACACCTTCTGGGAGAACGGTGAGCCCACTGTGGCTCCTCCCATGGTCAGCCCAGATTTACCTTCCCCTCGAAGCCCAGATGCCCAGTTTACGGTCCAGTTTGATCACTGCAAG GACTACATCGTGCATGTGACGGATGAGTTTTTGGAGTTCATATCAGATGGAGCATTGGCCATAGAAGTGTGGGGTCACCGCTGTGCCGGGAACGGACGGTCGCTCTGGGAGTTGGACGCACTGGAGGCTAAGACCCAGACGCTCCGGGACAG GTGGAGTGAGGTGTCTCGCAGAATCGAGCTGGGGACGTCCATCCAAGAGCTGAACGAACAGGGAGAGTACTCATCGGTGGAGCTGCTCCCTGGCAAAGACATCAGCACCGGAGGTGTCTTCCAACTCCGACAG GGTCACTCTAGGAGGCTGCAGGTTTGTGTGAAGCCGGTCCAGAACTCAGGGACTCtgcctctgctggtggaggcgtTGGTGTCCGTCTCTATCGGCTGTGTGTCTGCTCGCTCCACCAAACTACAGAGACCACTCGATAGCTACCAG aaagaggaggaagacgataTGGATAGTTATCAG GAGGAAGATCTCAACTGTGTCAGAGAGCGCTGGTCCGAGGCGCTGATCAAACGTCGGGAGTACCTCGATGAACAAATCAAGAAAATCATCAACAAACAAG AGAAGTCGGAGGAGGATATTGAGCGTGAGGCTCGGCTGGTGGAGCAGTGGGTGGGTCTGACTGAAGAGAGGAACGCTGTGCTGGTACCGGCATCTGGCAGTGGCATCCCCGGAGCGCCCGCCGACTG GACCCCACCTGCAGGAGTGGAAGCTCACATCCCCGTTCTCTTCCTTGATTTAAATG CGGATAATCTGACAGTAAATGAGCAGCTGACAGGCCCTCGTGCTGCCGGCCTTAACTCTATTCTGCCCAAGGAGCATGGGAGCCAGTTCTTCTATCTGCCCATCATCAGGCACAGTGATGAGGAG GTGTCGGCGGTTTGCTCTTGGGACTCGTCCATCCACGATTCCGTGCACCTCAACCGCATAACATCTCCCAACGAACGCATTTATCTGATCATCAAAGCCACTGTGCAGCTCAGCCACCCTGCCTCCATGGAGCTGGTACTCCGCAAGAGGATCGCTGTCAACATCTACAACAAACAG agtTTCACTCAGAGTCTCAAGAGAAGAATGTCCTTAAAGAACGCTCTTTATTCCTGCGGTGTGACTTATGAGATTGTTTCCAACATACCAAAG GCCTCAGAGGAGCCAGAGGAAAGGGAAACCTTGGCTCTCATGGCAGCTCGTGCAGATAGTGAGCAGACGCAGGATGGAGAAACCTACATAGAGAAGTACACACGGGGAGTTCTGGAAGTGGAGAACATCCTTAGCCTGGAGAGGCTACGACAG GCTGTCACTGTGAAGGAAGCGCTCACAACCAAGGGACGACACCTGAGAAGAAGTATCAGCACACCAAATGTACAGCAT TCTTCGTGTAGTAAAACAGACCTGACCGGCTGTGAGGATGAAGACTGCAAG GGCTACTGTGATTTTAATGACGGCGCCGACTGCAATCCCCCAGAGGCCTTGCTTTGCACCACACCCATCAAAGGCAGGGAGAACCCAG GTTTGATTCTGGAGAACCCCACGTTTTTCAACTCCAGCCCCTTCAAAGTCCTCTCCCCTCAGCCCCCTAAGTTCCTCAAGTGCCTGCTGCCTGTTAAAGAGGagaacaaggtgaagaaggtcCTGGAGGCCCGGCCGCTGCTGGGACAAGAG GATtctgatgaggaggaggcgtgCGTGGGCATGACTCTGAATCTGGACCAGTGTCCTCGGGACAACAGCCGCTTCCCGCCTTACATCCCAGAGGACTTTGCAAACTTTGAGACCTACAACGCCAGTCTGGAGAACCACGAAGGGCTTTCGCCCTCCCGGTGTGAGTCGAAGGGAAGCCGGTGTGGCGACGGGACCGGAGAGCGGGAGGTGCCCCGCAGCCCCACAGCCAGCAGTTGCACCAGTGGCTACTTTTCAAACAGCGCCTCCAACGCGACGCTGTCCGACATGCCTTTCAGTGCCAGTGAGAGCTCCGACCACCTCAGCTGCACCTCCAGAGACCCCAGCGACCCTGCCGCAAGAGGCTGCACGCAAACCAAAAGTGCTTCTGTGGACCGCAGGGACGAGCAGCAGACGTGCCCCGTGCCGCACAACTGTGTTCCCAGCGCCAACCAGGAGTTCACTGACTTTAAAGGGGCAGAGGACAGTATCGGAGACAGCGATTTAGAGCATTTTACAGGTGGATGGGAGCACGAGGGTTTGGACAGAGGAACACGTGGCACCGGCAATCACAGCTCCTCCGACGCCTCCGGTGTTATCGACGCATCCGTGGACAAcgcagggtgtgtttgtgtagctgtGTCCCGCCCCGACTCCCCCGTAGTGCGCCCTTCAGTCAGAGCCCCAGTATCTGCGCCTGACAAAGCAGCGGCTCCATCCACAGCGGCACCAACCGCAGTTGCACGTTTACCTGCAGCCCCGAGTCAGCGAGCGGGAGGAGAACCTCCGATCGAGGAGCCGGCCCAGGGAGATCTGCCCGACGGGAGTCCCTGTCCCAGCCCCAACCCCGGCAGCACAGAGCCGTCAGGAGATTCCAGCGGAGAGGAGAGCACCCCTGTGGCTCAGCTTCCTGACTGGATGGCACCAGGGGAGCAGGTGTGGGTGGGGAAAAGGAGAGGCACAGTCTACTACGTCGGAGGGGTGGAGTTTGCAAAGGGGATCTGGATCGGCGTAAAGCTTGACATGGCAGTGG GTAAGCACAACGGGACTGTCCAGGGCAGAGTTTACTTCCGCTGCCCCCCCGGGCACGGCGTGTTTGTGAAGCCGTCTCGTCTCAACAGAGGGCCGCCCTGCAAGGACACAGAACCCCAGACTCTGATCAGATAG
- the kif13a gene encoding kinesin-like protein KIF13A isoform X1, whose amino-acid sequence MSDSKVKVAVRVRPMNRREIELKTKCVVDMEDNQTVLHPPPSSAKGDNRKQSKVFAFDHCFWSMDEANVPKYAGQEVVFKCLGEGILENAFQGYNACIFAYGQTGSGKSFSMMGNGDQPGLIPRLCCSLFERVHREENEGHTFKVEVSYMEIYNEKVRDLLDPKGSRQSLKVREHKVLGPYVDGLSQLAVTNFEDIEVLMSEGNKSRTVAATNMNEESSRSHAVFSIIVTQTLYDLQSGNSGEKVSKLSLVDLAGSERVSKTGAAGERLKEGSNINKSLTTLGCVISALADQSAGKGKAKFVPYRDSVLTWLLKDNLGGNSKTAMIATVSPSADNYEETLSTLRYADRAKRIVNHAVVNEDPNARIIRELREEVEKLKVQLSQAESLKAPELKEKLHESEKLIQEMTVTWEEKLRKTEEIATERQKQLESMGISLETSGIKVGEDKCFLVNLNADPALNELLVYYLKEHTRVGADTSQDIQLFGIGIQPKHCVLELCPDGDVTLMPVGNASTCVNGSMIDSLVHLWHGDRILWGNNHFFRINLPARKRRDRLKELDRASPRESFVEADVETASEASSEQDYSYEFAQMEVMMKTLGNNDPMQNVVQVLEKQYLEEKRTALEEQRVMYERELESLRQQLTPEKTQQHKRSSSERLAFPMHAAHGKLRLWTEERDELFRRSLSRLREQVVKANTLVREANFLSEEMNKLTDYQVTLQIPAANLSANRKRGAIVSEPAIQVRRKGKGTQVWTIERLENKLVDMRDHYRDWKEGAEEMYNKANSKHCDPFYEAQENHNLIGVANIFLECLFHDVKLQYAVPIISQQGEVAGRLHIELMRVSGVVPERLSGGDDSSENSSESSCYEVMDTNGDIVHIAKRLTCRVRIREATGLPINLSNFVFCQYTFWENGEPTVAPPMVSPDLPSPRSPDAQFTVQFDHCKDYIVHVTDEFLEFISDGALAIEVWGHRCAGNGRSLWELDALEAKTQTLRDRWSEVSRRIELGTSIQELNEQGEYSSVELLPGKDISTGGVFQLRQGHSRRLQVCVKPVQNSGTLPLLVEALVSVSIGCVSARSTKLQRPLDSYQKEEEDDMDSYQEEDLNCVRERWSEALIKRREYLDEQIKKIINKQEKSEEDIEREARLVEQWVGLTEERNAVLVPASGSGIPGAPADWTPPAGVEAHIPVLFLDLNADNLTVNEQLTGPRAAGLNSILPKEHGSQFFYLPIIRHSDEEVSAVCSWDSSIHDSVHLNRITSPNERIYLIIKATVQLSHPASMELVLRKRIAVNIYNKQSFTQSLKRRMSLKNALYSCGVTYEIVSNIPKASEEPEERETLALMAARADSEQTQDGETYIEKYTRGVLEVENILSLERLRQAVTVKEALTTKGRHLRRSISTPNVQHSSCSKTDLTGCEDEDCKGYCDFNDGADCNPPEALLCTTPIKGRENPGLILENPTFFNSSPFKVLSPQPPKFLKCLLPVKEENKVKKVLEARPLLGQESMRSCVDSPALLPPPCPWRRPRAGSEGHCKPSTSTTPTSRQLSHTLPHTADSDEEEACVGMTLNLDQCPRDNSRFPPYIPEDFANFETYNASLENHEGLSPSRCESKGSRCGDGTGEREVPRSPTASSCTSGYFSNSASNATLSDMPFSASESSDHLSCTSRDPSDPAARGCTQTKSASVDRRDEQQTCPVPHNCVPSANQEFTDFKGAEDSIGDSDLEHFTGGWEHEGLDRGTRGTGNHSSSDASGVIDASVDNAGCVCVAVSRPDSPVVRPSVRAPVSAPDKAAAPSTAAPTAVARLPAAPSQRAGGEPPIEEPAQGDLPDGSPCPSPNPGSTEPSGDSSGEESTPVAQLPDWMAPGEQVWVGKRRGTVYYVGGVEFAKGIWIGVKLDMAVGKHNGTVQGRVYFRCPPGHGVFVKPSRLNRGPPCKDTEPQTLIR is encoded by the exons GAAACAATCTAAG GTGTTTGCTTTTGACCACTGTTTCTGGTCCATGGATGAGGCCAACGTCCCCAAATATGCTG GTCAAGAGGTGGTGTTCAAGTGCCTTGGAGAGGGAATACTTGAAAACGCATTCCAGGGATATAATGCCTGCATATTTGCCTATGGACAAACAG GTTCAGGCAAGTCCTTTTCCATGATGGGTAATGGGGATCAGCCGGGTTTGATCCCTCGACTCTGCTGCTCGCTGTTCGAGAGGGTCCACAGAGAGGAGAACGAGGGCCATACTTTTAAGGTGGAGGTGTCCTACATGGAGATCTACAATGAGAAGGTCCGGGACCTTCTGGATCCCAAAGG gAGCCGACAGTCCCTTAAAGTTCGGGAACACAAAGTCTTGGGTCCATACGTGGATGGTCTATCTCAGCTGGCTGTAACCAACTTTGAG GACATTGAGGTGTTGATGTCAGAGGGCAACAAATCTCGCACAGTTGCAGCCACCAACATGAACGAGGAGAGCAGTCGATCACATGCCGTGTTCAGTATAAttgtcacacaaacactttatgATCTACAGTCTGGG AATTCAGGGGAGAAAGTGAGCAAGTTGAGTCTGGTCGACCTGGCGGGAAGTGAGCGAGTGTCTAAGACTGGAGCGGCTGGAGAACGACTCAAAGAGGGCAGCAATATTAACAA GTCTCTCACCACGTTAGGCTGCGTGATTTCTGCTCTCGCTGACCAGTCTGCAGGAAAGGGGAAAGCCAAGTTTGTGCCCTACAGAGACTCAGTCCTCACCTGGCTGCTGAAG GACAACCTTGGCGGCAACAGCAAGACGGCCATGATAGCCACAGTGAGTCCATCGGCTGATAACTACGAGGAGACTCTTTCCACGCTACGCTATGCAGACCGAGCCAAGAGAATCGTCAACCACGCCGTGGTGAACGAAGATCCCAACGCTCGGATCATCAGAGAGCTCAGGGAAGAGGTTGAGAAGCTCAAAGTTCAACTCTCTCAGGCCGAG TCATTGAAGGCTCCTGAGCTGAAGGAGAAACTGCACGAGTCTGAGAAGCTCATTCAGGAGATGACTGTCACCTGGGAGGAGAAACTAAGAAAGACAGAGGAGATTGCCACT GAACGCCAGAAGCAGCTAGAGAGCATGGGCATCTCTCTGGAAACATCGGGGATTAAAGTGGGTGAAGACAAGTGTTTTCTGGTTAATCTCAATGCTGATCCTGCCCTCAATGAGCTACTGGTCTACTATCTGAAG GAGCACACGCGTGTGGGCGCCGACACTTCTCAGGACATCCAGCTCTTTGGGATCGGCATCCAGCCGAAGCACTGCGTCCTGGAGCTCTGCCCGGATGGTGATGTCACCCTGATGCCCGTAGGGAATGCCAG CACCTGTGTGAACGGCTCAATGATTGATTCTTTGGTGCACCTGTGGCATGGAGATCGTATCTTATGGGGGAACAATCACTTCTTCAG GATTAATCTGCCTGCACGAAAGCGGCGGGACCGTTTAAAGGAGCTGGACAGAGCTTCCCCGAGGGAGAGCTTTGTCGAGGCAGACGTGGAGACCGCCAGCGAGGCGTCTTCAGAACAGGACTACAGCTACGAGTTTGCTCAGATGGAGGTCATGATGAAGACTCTGGGGAACAACG ACCCCATGCAGAATGTGGTCCAGGTGCTGGAGAAGCAGTACCTCGAGGAGAAGCGTACggctctggaggagcagagagtgATGTACGAACGAGAGCTGGAGTCGCTTCGGCAACAGCTGACTCCCGAAAAAACGCAGCAACACAaacgcagcagcagcgagcGCCTGGCCTTCCCAATGCACGCGGCACACGGCAAGCTGCGACTGTGGACCGAGGAGCG GGATGAGCTTTTTCGGCGGAGTCTTTCTCGACTCAGGGAGCAGGTTGTGAAAGCCAACACCTTGGTGCGAGAAGCCAACTTCTTGTCAGAGGAGATGAACAAACTGACGGACTATCAGGTCACCCTTCAGATTCCCGCCGCTAACCTCAGCGCTAACCGCAAG CGTGGAGCAATAGTGAGCGAGCCGGCCATTCAGGTACGGAGAAAGGGAAAGGGGACCCAGGTGTGGACCATTGAGAGGCTAGAAAACAAACTGGTGGATATGAGAGACCACTACAGGGACTGGAAGGAAGGCGCAGAGGAGATG TACAACAAGGCCAACAGTAAGCACTGTGATCCATTCTATGAGGCGCAAGAGAACCATAACCTGATAGGAGTGGCCAACATTTTTCTGGAGTGCCTTTTCCATGATGTCAAGCTGCAATATGCAGTCCCCATCATCAGCCAACAAGGAGAG GTGGCAGGCAGGTTGCACATTGAGCTGATGCGAGTCAGTGGAGTCGTACCAGAGCGCCTGTCTGGGGGAGACGACTCGTCAGAGAACTCCAGTGAGAGTAGCTGCTATGAGGTGATGGACACCAACGGGGACATCGTCCACATAGCCAAGAGGCTTACATGCAGG GTGCGGATCAGGGAGGCCACAGGTTTGCCAATCAACCTGTCCAACTTTGTCTTTTGTCAATACACCTTCTGGGAGAACGGTGAGCCCACTGTGGCTCCTCCCATGGTCAGCCCAGATTTACCTTCCCCTCGAAGCCCAGATGCCCAGTTTACGGTCCAGTTTGATCACTGCAAG GACTACATCGTGCATGTGACGGATGAGTTTTTGGAGTTCATATCAGATGGAGCATTGGCCATAGAAGTGTGGGGTCACCGCTGTGCCGGGAACGGACGGTCGCTCTGGGAGTTGGACGCACTGGAGGCTAAGACCCAGACGCTCCGGGACAG GTGGAGTGAGGTGTCTCGCAGAATCGAGCTGGGGACGTCCATCCAAGAGCTGAACGAACAGGGAGAGTACTCATCGGTGGAGCTGCTCCCTGGCAAAGACATCAGCACCGGAGGTGTCTTCCAACTCCGACAG GGTCACTCTAGGAGGCTGCAGGTTTGTGTGAAGCCGGTCCAGAACTCAGGGACTCtgcctctgctggtggaggcgtTGGTGTCCGTCTCTATCGGCTGTGTGTCTGCTCGCTCCACCAAACTACAGAGACCACTCGATAGCTACCAG aaagaggaggaagacgataTGGATAGTTATCAG GAGGAAGATCTCAACTGTGTCAGAGAGCGCTGGTCCGAGGCGCTGATCAAACGTCGGGAGTACCTCGATGAACAAATCAAGAAAATCATCAACAAACAAG AGAAGTCGGAGGAGGATATTGAGCGTGAGGCTCGGCTGGTGGAGCAGTGGGTGGGTCTGACTGAAGAGAGGAACGCTGTGCTGGTACCGGCATCTGGCAGTGGCATCCCCGGAGCGCCCGCCGACTG GACCCCACCTGCAGGAGTGGAAGCTCACATCCCCGTTCTCTTCCTTGATTTAAATG CGGATAATCTGACAGTAAATGAGCAGCTGACAGGCCCTCGTGCTGCCGGCCTTAACTCTATTCTGCCCAAGGAGCATGGGAGCCAGTTCTTCTATCTGCCCATCATCAGGCACAGTGATGAGGAG GTGTCGGCGGTTTGCTCTTGGGACTCGTCCATCCACGATTCCGTGCACCTCAACCGCATAACATCTCCCAACGAACGCATTTATCTGATCATCAAAGCCACTGTGCAGCTCAGCCACCCTGCCTCCATGGAGCTGGTACTCCGCAAGAGGATCGCTGTCAACATCTACAACAAACAG agtTTCACTCAGAGTCTCAAGAGAAGAATGTCCTTAAAGAACGCTCTTTATTCCTGCGGTGTGACTTATGAGATTGTTTCCAACATACCAAAG GCCTCAGAGGAGCCAGAGGAAAGGGAAACCTTGGCTCTCATGGCAGCTCGTGCAGATAGTGAGCAGACGCAGGATGGAGAAACCTACATAGAGAAGTACACACGGGGAGTTCTGGAAGTGGAGAACATCCTTAGCCTGGAGAGGCTACGACAG GCTGTCACTGTGAAGGAAGCGCTCACAACCAAGGGACGACACCTGAGAAGAAGTATCAGCACACCAAATGTACAGCAT TCTTCGTGTAGTAAAACAGACCTGACCGGCTGTGAGGATGAAGACTGCAAG GGCTACTGTGATTTTAATGACGGCGCCGACTGCAATCCCCCAGAGGCCTTGCTTTGCACCACACCCATCAAAGGCAGGGAGAACCCAG GTTTGATTCTGGAGAACCCCACGTTTTTCAACTCCAGCCCCTTCAAAGTCCTCTCCCCTCAGCCCCCTAAGTTCCTCAAGTGCCTGCTGCCTGTTAAAGAGGagaacaaggtgaagaaggtcCTGGAGGCCCGGCCGCTGCTGGGACAAGAG AGCATGCGCTCATGTGTGGACAGCCCTGCActgctcccccctccctgcccctgGCGTCGGCCCAGGGCAGGCAGCGAGGGCCACTGCAAGccttccacctccaccactCCCACCAGCAGACAGCTCAGCCACACACTACCACACACTGCT GATtctgatgaggaggaggcgtgCGTGGGCATGACTCTGAATCTGGACCAGTGTCCTCGGGACAACAGCCGCTTCCCGCCTTACATCCCAGAGGACTTTGCAAACTTTGAGACCTACAACGCCAGTCTGGAGAACCACGAAGGGCTTTCGCCCTCCCGGTGTGAGTCGAAGGGAAGCCGGTGTGGCGACGGGACCGGAGAGCGGGAGGTGCCCCGCAGCCCCACAGCCAGCAGTTGCACCAGTGGCTACTTTTCAAACAGCGCCTCCAACGCGACGCTGTCCGACATGCCTTTCAGTGCCAGTGAGAGCTCCGACCACCTCAGCTGCACCTCCAGAGACCCCAGCGACCCTGCCGCAAGAGGCTGCACGCAAACCAAAAGTGCTTCTGTGGACCGCAGGGACGAGCAGCAGACGTGCCCCGTGCCGCACAACTGTGTTCCCAGCGCCAACCAGGAGTTCACTGACTTTAAAGGGGCAGAGGACAGTATCGGAGACAGCGATTTAGAGCATTTTACAGGTGGATGGGAGCACGAGGGTTTGGACAGAGGAACACGTGGCACCGGCAATCACAGCTCCTCCGACGCCTCCGGTGTTATCGACGCATCCGTGGACAAcgcagggtgtgtttgtgtagctgtGTCCCGCCCCGACTCCCCCGTAGTGCGCCCTTCAGTCAGAGCCCCAGTATCTGCGCCTGACAAAGCAGCGGCTCCATCCACAGCGGCACCAACCGCAGTTGCACGTTTACCTGCAGCCCCGAGTCAGCGAGCGGGAGGAGAACCTCCGATCGAGGAGCCGGCCCAGGGAGATCTGCCCGACGGGAGTCCCTGTCCCAGCCCCAACCCCGGCAGCACAGAGCCGTCAGGAGATTCCAGCGGAGAGGAGAGCACCCCTGTGGCTCAGCTTCCTGACTGGATGGCACCAGGGGAGCAGGTGTGGGTGGGGAAAAGGAGAGGCACAGTCTACTACGTCGGAGGGGTGGAGTTTGCAAAGGGGATCTGGATCGGCGTAAAGCTTGACATGGCAGTGG GTAAGCACAACGGGACTGTCCAGGGCAGAGTTTACTTCCGCTGCCCCCCCGGGCACGGCGTGTTTGTGAAGCCGTCTCGTCTCAACAGAGGGCCGCCCTGCAAGGACACAGAACCCCAGACTCTGATCAGATAG